The segment GATGTCCCCATCGTGGAGAAGCATTTGCCGCTTGTCGCTATGCTATTGATACTCTCAAACATAACGCTCCTATCTGGAAAAAAGAACATTGGAAAGATGGTTCTAGTACCTGGGTTAGTATTGGAAATTGTCAAGAATAAATCGTTTAATAATACTTCAATCTTAAGAAAATTTAATTAGGTTGAAAAGATTGATAATTCCCTCCTAATCCTGTTACAATTGTTTGGGTATTTTCAATTAACATTTTTTGATAGGTGTCTGCTCTTGTGCCGCTTTCTCCTAACCCATCAGTATAGAGATTCGCTTCAGATACCTTGACGTTAGCTTCTTTGGCAACAGTAGTCATTAATTTAGGATTAATAGAACTTTCCGCAAAAATAGTAGGAACTTTTGTCTTTTTAATCTCTTTAACCAGTTCACTGACTCTGGCTGCTGTTGGCGATTCTTCTGTACTAAATCCCTCTAACGCTCCCTCAAATTCCAAGTCATAGGCATTGACATAATATCCCAATGCGTCATGAGTTGTGACTAATTTGCGTTTTTCAGCAGGAATTGTCGTAATTTGTTCTTTAATCCAACGATCAATTAACGTCAATTCTGTGGCTATCTTTTCTTGATTATTTTGATATTTTTTAGACTGATTAGGCTGTAAATTTTTTAATTGTTGAGCAATCACTTCAACCATTTTTATCCCGTTTTTAGCATCATGCCAAATATGAGGATCGGCAACTTTTTCGCTTGCTTTATGCGAATGTTCTTCTTCCTCCCCATGATCGTGTTCTTTTCCCATTAAAGGGTTAGGAACTGCTTGTTCATGAACCGCTATTTTGGGAGCAGAATTATTACTGGCTTTGATTAATTTAATTAAACTTGCATCAAAATTATATCCTCCATATAATATTAATTGAGCAGCATCGATCGCTTGTCGATCCTCTGGGGTCGGCTGATAAACATGAGGATCAACCCCTGCCCCCACTAAACACTTTAATTGAATCGTTTCTTGGGCTAATTGTTGGGTTAAATCGCACAAAATGCTGCTAGTTGCCACCACCAAGGGCAAATTATCCTCTTTTTCGGTTGCTGCGTTAGACCCTTGGGGTTCAGGGGTTGCACAACTGACTAACCCCATCATTAGGGCGCAAGCTATTAACTTACTCCTCAAGGTGAAAGGACTTAACATTGGTTTAGCGATCCTTTATGATAATGATAATCATTCTAATTATAGACTTATGTTAGAAGTTCAGCATCTAGCTGTCAACTACCGAGGGGTTGTTGCTGTTGAGGATATTAGCTTTTGTTTAGATCCTGGGGAAATTGTCGGGATTATTGGACCAAATGGAGCCGGAAAAAGCTCTTTAATCAAAGCTATCTTAGGATTAATTCCCATAGAACGAGGAATCGTCAAATTCCGTTCCCGCGCCCTCTCTCGACAATTAGGGGAAGTAGCCTATATCCCCCAAAGAACGCAAATTGACTGGGATTATCCTATTACAGTGCAAAATGTTGTGATGATGGCGAGAATCCGCCATAGAAGTCTATTTAACGCCTCTTCTAATCAATCTAAAAGGATCGTTCAAGAAGCCTTAAAGCGAGTTGCCATCTGGGAACTCAGAGATCGTCCCATTGGTGAGTTATCAGGGGGACAACAACAGCGGGTTTTTTTAGCCCAAGCGTTAGCCCAAGAAGCCGAATTATTCCTATTTGATGAACCGTTTGTTGGCGTGGACAAAAAAACAGAAGCTATGCTTTTTGAGGTATTTGATGAACTGAAATCATCGGGTAAAATTTTATTAGTGGTAGGACATGAATTAAGAGAAACTGCGCGGGAATATGATCGATTTTTACTAATTAATAAAAAACTCATTGCTAATGGCTCTCATTCAGAAGTTATTACCCCTAAAAATCTTCAGGCAGCTTACGGAGATAATGTCATTTTCTTAAATCGTATTAGTCGATCATCTATGGAGGGTGGGCAATGCCCACCTTAAGGAATTTTCTAAAGAGAAACTGGTTCAAAAGGTTTGGCACAAGTAGGACAATTACACCCTGATATATGTTTTAAAATTGGGTTTTCTTGTTGCTCTTGCGCTGTTAAATAAGGACTCGATAAATTCAAGTTAGCTATCAATTTTATGTCAGACAAACTATTTGAAGTATTAGAAGCGGTAGAAAGAGGCGTTGCATAAGCCGTCTGGGCAATGATAAGAAGGGTCAGAAAGCTGACTGAAGACCAAAAACCTGTTAAGATATATTTATTCATTAGAATACCTCCAGAGTGGTTAAATCAATTATAATCAATTAATTCTTCCTTTGTCTAGTCAAAACTTTTGAAAGAGTTAAGTTCCTCTACGAATAATGATTAATTTATTGCTTGAACCCCTGACTTTTGAATTTATGAGAAATGCCCTTATTATTGTGATCTTATTGGGGTTTTTGTGCGCAACAACAGGCAGTTATTTAATTGTCCAACGCATGGGATTATTAGGGGATGTCATTGCCCATGCCGTCTTACCCGGACTTGCGATCGCTTTCTATTTAGGGATAGATATTTTTTTAGGAGCCTTTATTTCAGGAATGGTTAGCACCTTGGTTATTTCTTGGATTCAATCTCAATCTAAAGTAAAAGTTGATGCTGCCATGGCCTTAGTTTTTTCGGGGTTTCTTGCATTAGGTATCCTATTAATTACTCTCTTAAAAAGTAAAATTGATCTGCATAGTTTCTTATTTGGTGATATTTTAGGGGTTACAATCAACGATGTGATCCGAACCTTAATCATTGCTTTCTTCATTCTTTTATTTATCAAACTGTTTTATAATGAACTATTATTTTATACCTTTAATCCCTTGGGAGCGCAAGCTATCGGATTACCTGTAAAATGGATTCATTTAGGCTTAATTTCTGCCATTACTTTGACGATTATTGTTAGTATGCAAGCCGTTGGAGTTGTTTTAGTCGTTTCTTTATTAGTTGGTCCGAGTATTACCGCTTATTTATTAGTTAAAGAACTCCATCAAATGATGATAGTTGGGGCAATTATTGGGAGTTTAAGTGGCATGATCGGAATTTATCTAAGTTATTACTTAAATGTGCCATCAGGAGCCACAATTGTTTTAGTCGTAACCGCACTATTTTTAATCGCTTTATTATTGAGTCCCTCCCAAGGAATTTTAACTCGTCCTGAAATCATTCATCGAGGAAGAAAATTATTACATCAATTGAGAAGATAAAAAGCAATATCCCAAGTGACAAAACTATGGTTTACGGGCGTGGTTTCCACGCCCCTACTTTGTCCCTCACGCACATGGGAATTGCTATATACCGACCTACTTAGTGCAATATTAACGCCACTTCCTTAGCAAAATAGGTCAAAATTAAATCGGCTCCGGCGCGTTTCATGCTGGTTAACGTTTCAAGAATGACTTTTTTCTCATCAATCCAACCCCGTTGACCCGCAGCCTTAATCATTGCATATTCTCCACTGACATTGTAGGCTACTACAGGCAAATTAGTATAGTCCCGCACCCGACGAATAATGTCTAAATAGGCTAATGCGGGTTTAATCATCAGTAAATCGGCTCCTTCTTCGATATCTAAGGCAATTTCCTTGATAGCTTCCCGACTATTGGCAATATCCATCTGATAGGTTTTTTTATCGCCAAATTTGGGCGCAGAGGCTAAGGCATCCCGAAAAGGTCCATAATAAGCAGAGGCGTATTTAGCTGAATAGGCGAGTATTCCTACATTAATCCAGCCTTGCGCGTCTAAAGCCCGACGAATTGCCCCAATTCTACCATCCATCATATCAGAAGGCGCAACCAGATCCGCTCCCGCTTCTGCGTGGGATAGAGCCATTTTGACCAAGATTTCTACGGTTTCATCGTTCAGAATTTGTCCGTTTTTGACGATGCCATCATGGCCATAGGGAGAATAGGGATCTAAGGCGACATCGGTAATAACGATTAATTGAGGAAATTCTTGTTTAATCTTTCTAACTGTGCGTTGTACTAAGCCATAAGAGTTATAGCTTTCAGTTCCTTCATTATCCTTCTTTTCATCAGAAATCAGAGGAAATAAGGCGATCGCCCCAAGGCCTAAATTAACCACGTCTTGCAATTCTTTTAACAGTAAATCTAGGGAATAACGGTAGCATTGGGGCATAGATGGGATTTCTTCTTGGATATTTTCTCCTTCCATGACGAATAGAGGATAAATCAAGTCATTAACCGTTAATTCTGTTTCTTTTACCAAGCGACGTAAGGCTTCCGTCTGACGTAAACGACGAGGACGATGGATCAGGTGAGGTAAAGACATAGCGGAAATTTAAAAATGATAATCATTATTATATTGACTCAAGGCAATTCACGGAATGATAATCATTATCAAATTTAATTAAACTTTAAAGTATGATGGTGATCATCAAGACGAACCCTTGATTAGAATAGCTATAGCAACCCCTTTAAAGCAGCTATTAACTGTTCAACTTCTGCTGGCAGGGTAAAATAATGAATACAAGCCCGAATACAATCAGGATGATAAAGTTTTCTGAGTAAAAATCCTTCATTTTCTAATTGTTTAACTAACTGTTCATGGGATAAATTTGCCTGAACTTGAAAGGAAACTAACCCCGCTTCAGGGGGAGAATTTTTTAAACATTGTATCCCTTCTATTTCCGATAATCCTTGCCATAAATACTCACTTAATTGGCAAATTTGCTGATAACGGTTTTGCGTACAATTCCAATTTTTATGAACAGCTAAAGCTGCCCGTAATCCTTCATACTGGGGATAGGCTGAGGACGCTACTTCAAACTTTCTACCATCATTTTTCCAAGCAATGGGTTGTCCTTGATCATCAATGTCAATTCCACGCCATCCAATAAAGGTGGGATTGAGGAGGTGAAAGCTTTCAGGACGGATATAGACTCCCCCCACTCCCGCCGGTCCACAGAACCATTTATGACCCGTAAAAGCGTAAAAATCCACCCCTAAGCTGGTTAAATCCAGAGGTAATGATCCGGCGGATTGGGCTGCATCGACTAAAATTGGAATAGGGTGATCTCGATAACCATGACAGACTTTAACGATTTCCCCTAAAGGTAATACCTGTCCGGTATTCCAGAGTAAATGACTGAGGATGACTAAGCGGGTATTGGGGGTTAAAGCGTTTTCAATAACAGCCGTCGGGTTGCCTTGGTTTAAGGTGTCTAAAATAGGGCAAATATCAACTTTGACCCCAAAACGTCGGGCAACTTCTTGAACAATGGCGATGACCCCCGGATGTTCACAATCCGTCATTAAAATGCGATCGCCCTCTTGCCAATTTATTCCCCAAAGAACAATATTACAGCCAATGGTCACATTTTCTGTCAACGTCATGGTATCAGGATCAACGTTAAATTCTTGAGCGAGATCTTGTCTTAGTAATGCTACCTTTTGTTGAATCCAACTGTTGACCCGTAGGGAAAAGGGACCCTGTTGTTGGAGAAATTTATGGGCATCAATAATGGCTTCTAAAGCTGAACGGGGTAGGGTTCCTTGTCCCCCAAAATTAAAATACACTTTATTAGCTAGTCCAGGAAATTCCTGACGTTGCTGTTCTAACCTAGAAGCGATCTCTTGAAAATTGATCATTAGCTACCCAATTGTGAAAGCTTGGCAAAATCTACCAGACAACAGAGATCAAGACGATTAACCTTAAAATGTCTTTATGACTTTCTGTGTCTATCTTTAAGCATACAAGAAAAATCGCCTTAATCAATTTTTGAAAAATGGTATAATCATAGGCCAGGACATAACAAGAAAAGCTGATATTTTGCTATATCTTGCCTTTTTCCTGACCTATAGCCGTATCTTTGTCTTTGTTGTCTAAATTTGTTTTCTATGACTATTTTTACAAATTCAACCTTTATTTCTGACTATATAGGCGCATTTTTGCCAATTGATAGTCTTTTTTCGACTCAAGGCATTATGGTAATGCTTCTGGCTGCCTATGCCTTAGCGATGTGGATGTTTCTTACCAGTGCTCCGAAAGTTTACACTATCATGGTATCGGAGTTAGAAGTCGCCCGACAATTTTACCAAGGGTTATTAGAGTTACCGGTGGCAGATGTTCCCCTCCATTATTATTACAATTATGAACAAATAGGGACAGCCGGACTCGATCCTCTGTATATGTCTGCTACGTCTAACGCTACCGCAACCAGTAGTTCCGTAAGAGGATCAGACGGACTGTGGTACCAACTGAAAAAGAATACCCAATTACATATCATTCCAGGGGCAAGTTATGGTCATAAAAACCGTCAACGTCATGTTTGTTTTGAGCATGATTGTTTAGAAGATATTTTACTCCGGGTACAATCACGACGGTTAAAATATAAAGTCCGTCGCAATAAACCCTTAAATTTTTTGGTGAAAGATCTTGAAGAAAGAGTGATTGAACTAGCCGAAGTTAACAATTAATTATTACTCATGACAACCGATTTATTCAGCCAAAAGAAAACTTTTTTTGATCGATGGGCACCGAACTACGATTTTTTATTGACAACAATATTTTATCAATCGGTTCACCGACGCTTATTGTCCTATGTCAGCTTACCTGAAGGGGCTAAAATTCTAGATTTAGGCTGTGGAACGGGTCGCCTTTTAGAGCGTTTAGCGTCTCAATTCCCTGATCTAACAGGGATAGGGTTAGACCTTTCTCCTGAAATGTTACGCCAAGCCCGCGAAAAAAATCAACACCATCCTCGTTTAATTTATTGTCAGGGAAATGCGGAAGCTTTGCCCTTCGCCGATGGACAATTTGATGCCGTCTTTAATACGATTAGTTTTCTGCATTATCCTAACCCGAATCAGGTGTTTTCGGAAGTCAGTCGAGTCTTAAATCAACAAGGTCAATTCTATTTAGCAG is part of the Rippkaea orientalis PCC 8801 genome and harbors:
- a CDS encoding aminotransferase class V-fold PLP-dependent enzyme yields the protein MINFQEIASRLEQQRQEFPGLANKVYFNFGGQGTLPRSALEAIIDAHKFLQQQGPFSLRVNSWIQQKVALLRQDLAQEFNVDPDTMTLTENVTIGCNIVLWGINWQEGDRILMTDCEHPGVIAIVQEVARRFGVKVDICPILDTLNQGNPTAVIENALTPNTRLVILSHLLWNTGQVLPLGEIVKVCHGYRDHPIPILVDAAQSAGSLPLDLTSLGVDFYAFTGHKWFCGPAGVGGVYIRPESFHLLNPTFIGWRGIDIDDQGQPIAWKNDGRKFEVASSAYPQYEGLRAALAVHKNWNCTQNRYQQICQLSEYLWQGLSEIEGIQCLKNSPPEAGLVSFQVQANLSHEQLVKQLENEGFLLRKLYHPDCIRACIHYFTLPAEVEQLIAALKGLL
- a CDS encoding metal ABC transporter solute-binding protein, Zn/Mn family; translation: MLSPFTLRSKLIACALMMGLVSCATPEPQGSNAATEKEDNLPLVVATSSILCDLTQQLAQETIQLKCLVGAGVDPHVYQPTPEDRQAIDAAQLILYGGYNFDASLIKLIKASNNSAPKIAVHEQAVPNPLMGKEHDHGEEEEHSHKASEKVADPHIWHDAKNGIKMVEVIAQQLKNLQPNQSKKYQNNQEKIATELTLIDRWIKEQITTIPAEKRKLVTTHDALGYYVNAYDLEFEGALEGFSTEESPTAARVSELVKEIKKTKVPTIFAESSINPKLMTTVAKEANVKVSEANLYTDGLGESGTRADTYQKMLIENTQTIVTGLGGNYQSFQPN
- the hemB gene encoding porphobilinogen synthase, whose protein sequence is MSLPHLIHRPRRLRQTEALRRLVKETELTVNDLIYPLFVMEGENIQEEIPSMPQCYRYSLDLLLKELQDVVNLGLGAIALFPLISDEKKDNEGTESYNSYGLVQRTVRKIKQEFPQLIVITDVALDPYSPYGHDGIVKNGQILNDETVEILVKMALSHAEAGADLVAPSDMMDGRIGAIRRALDAQGWINVGILAYSAKYASAYYGPFRDALASAPKFGDKKTYQMDIANSREAIKEIALDIEEGADLLMIKPALAYLDIIRRVRDYTNLPVVAYNVSGEYAMIKAAGQRGWIDEKKVILETLTSMKRAGADLILTYFAKEVALILH
- a CDS encoding metal ABC transporter ATP-binding protein yields the protein MLEVQHLAVNYRGVVAVEDISFCLDPGEIVGIIGPNGAGKSSLIKAILGLIPIERGIVKFRSRALSRQLGEVAYIPQRTQIDWDYPITVQNVVMMARIRHRSLFNASSNQSKRIVQEALKRVAIWELRDRPIGELSGGQQQRVFLAQALAQEAELFLFDEPFVGVDKKTEAMLFEVFDELKSSGKILLVVGHELRETAREYDRFLLINKKLIANGSHSEVITPKNLQAAYGDNVIFLNRISRSSMEGGQCPP
- a CDS encoding metal ABC transporter permease, which encodes MINLLLEPLTFEFMRNALIIVILLGFLCATTGSYLIVQRMGLLGDVIAHAVLPGLAIAFYLGIDIFLGAFISGMVSTLVISWIQSQSKVKVDAAMALVFSGFLALGILLITLLKSKIDLHSFLFGDILGVTINDVIRTLIIAFFILLFIKLFYNELLFYTFNPLGAQAIGLPVKWIHLGLISAITLTIIVSMQAVGVVLVVSLLVGPSITAYLLVKELHQMMIVGAIIGSLSGMIGIYLSYYLNVPSGATIVLVVTALFLIALLLSPSQGILTRPEIIHRGRKLLHQLRR
- a CDS encoding class I SAM-dependent methyltransferase, which gives rise to MTTDLFSQKKTFFDRWAPNYDFLLTTIFYQSVHRRLLSYVSLPEGAKILDLGCGTGRLLERLASQFPDLTGIGLDLSPEMLRQAREKNQHHPRLIYCQGNAEALPFADGQFDAVFNTISFLHYPNPNQVFSEVSRVLNQQGQFYLADSTIGSVRSIPFSPGGIRFYSPQQREEFGQAVGLNCLGHYHLLGRVLLSIFSHS